One window of Leucoraja erinacea ecotype New England chromosome 37, Leri_hhj_1, whole genome shotgun sequence genomic DNA carries:
- the LOC129713833 gene encoding zinc finger and BTB domain-containing protein 20-like isoform X1 → MTHRSDRPAPPRGVVDAERRREGDRRRRRRRRRHRDLHIPHTSDVRLARAARRGVAPVHRGRKRRLTCAVKQSRMAEQLHSINLQNFSRSLLETLNSQRLGGHFCDVTVRIHNTALRAHRCVLAAASPFFHDKLLLGYSEIEVPPLVSAQTLRRLVDFMYSGSLMVSHVEALQILTAASVLQIKTIIDECTRIISQNALQKAQGDQQKMDLSDEKEAVLCQNTGDQIHKFPMGFIETALSPHTAEREFDFVQGGSKNTATGDGGYKAEEMVPILCRQQTLARQKGVGEQAITDQENLTLMETGRNNEVRGIWYNTAANQRPEMGLLSQGSHSRKQRQPIRLQMADGSQVTIKEEDDDLLYCGESIAVRTVSNQIAQQSNQDEQTEEITEANAFNPNQSAMEDRRDSAGHLSLSSKGDEMEFFNASDLLPEELKSFWQGEKEEKDTAVQQNRKADCKSQLDASFPRPSTFMQDFLPGSTMQSNLRNQGCSAQYDVEEDPTGAGATTHRSLYQMGLPQSHHLPPLASTSQTCVSSIPAQPSCQNAPLFPDGSQAVPANPGDAERKPYGCTQCGKTFSSRQNYAKHMFVHTGEKPHQCSVCWRSFSLRDYLIKHMVTHTGVRAYQCPVCNKRFTQKSSLNVHMRLHRGEKAFECHVCNKRFSHKTLLERHMATHVV, encoded by the exons ATGACGCACAGGTCCGACCGACCCGCCCCCCCCCGAGGGGTTGTCGATGCCGAGAGGAGACGAGAGGGTGATCGGcgccggcggcggcggcggcggcggcaccggGACCTCCACATCCCCCACACGTCTGACGTGAGGCTTGCGAGGGCCGCCCGCAGAGGTGTAGCGCCGGTTCACCGCGGGAGAAAGCGGAG GTTGACTTGTGCAGTGAAACAGAGCAGAATGGCTGAGCAACTTCATAGCATCAACCTCCAGAATTTCAGCAGGTCCCTTCTGGAGACGCTGAACTCGCAGCGCCTGGGtggtcatttctgcgatgtaacCGTACGTATCCATAACACAGCTCTCCGAGCCCACCGCTGTGTCTTGGCTGCAGCTAGCCCCTTTTTCCACGATAAACTCTTGTTGGGCTACAGCGAGATTGAGGTCCCACCTCTGGTCTCAGCCCAGACTCTGCGACGACTAGTGGATTTTATGTATAGTGGCTCACTGATGGTCTCtcatgtggaggctttgcagaTCCTCACGGCAGCGAGTGTCCTTCAGATTAAAACCATAATCGACGAGTGCACACGGATCATTTCACAAAATGCCCTACAAAAGGCTCAGGGGGACCAACAAAAGATGGACCTCTCCGATGAGAAGGAAGCAGTTCTTTGCCAGAACACTGGCGACCAGATCCACAAGTTTCCCATGGGTTTTATTGAAACAGCATTGTCACCCCACACTGCTGAGAGAGAGTTTGACTTTGTACAGGGAGGTTCAAAGAACACAGCCACAGGTGATGGTGGGTACAAGGCAGAAGAAATGGTCCCCATTCTGTGCAGGCAACAAACATTAGCACGTCAGAAGGGAGTTGGAGAGCAGGCCATAACCGACCAGGAGAACCTGACTCTAATGGAGACTGGCCGCAATAATGAGGTGCGTGGAATCTGGTACAATACTGCAGCCAACCAGCGGCCCGAGATGGGGCTTTTGTCACAGGGCAGTCACAGCCGCAAGCAACGGCAGCCAATCAGACTTCAAATGGCTGACGGAAGTCAAGTGACCATCAAAGAAGAAGACGATGATCTCCTTTACTGTGGGGAGAGCATCGCTGTCCGAACCGTCTCCAACCAAATCGCACAGCAAAGCAACCAAGATGAACAGACCGAGGAAATCACTGAGGCGAATGCGTTTAACCCCAACCAGAGTGCAATGGAGGACCGACGAGACTCTGCTGGTCATCTGAGTTTGAGCAGCAaaggagatgagatggaattttTCAATGCCAGTGATCTCTTACCAGAAGAACTGAAGTCCTTTTGgcaaggagagaaggaggagaaggacaCTGCCGTACAGCAAAATCGCAAAGCGGACTGCAAGTCGCAGCTTGATGCTTCTTTTCCGCGGCCTTCAACATTCATGCAAGACTTTCTCCCAGGATCGACCATGCAATCCAACCTACGTAACCAGGGCTGTTCTGCACAATATGATGTTGAAGAAGACCCCACTGGAGCCGGCGCAACTACTCACCGCAGCCTTTACCAAATGGGCCTTCCTCAGTCCCATCATCTCCCACCATTGGCCTCCACCTCTCAGACGTGTGTGTCCAGCATTCCGGCACAGCCCTCGTGCCAGAATGCCCCGTTATTCCCAGATGGAAGCCAGGCAGTTCCAGCGAATCCCGGTGATGCCGAAAGGAAACCCTACGGATGCACGCAGTGTGGGAAAACCTTCAGCTCCAGACAGAACTATGCCAAGCACATGTTTGTCCACACCG GTGAGAAGCCTCATCAGTGCAGCGTGTGCTGGCGTTCGTTCTCGCTCAGGGACTACTTGATAAAGCACATGGTGACGCACACAGGCGTGCGAGCGTACCAGTGTCCTGTGTGCAATAAACGCTTTACCCAAAAGAGCTCCCTTAACGTGCACATGCGGCTCCACCGTGGCGAGAAGGCCTTCGAGTGCCACGTGTGTAACAAGCGATTCTCGCACAAGACTCTGCTGGAGAGGCATATGGCCACACACGTCGTATAA
- the LOC129713833 gene encoding zinc finger and BTB domain-containing protein 20-like isoform X2 — MTHRSDRPAPPRGVVDAERRREGDRRRRRRRRRHRDLHIPHTSDVRLARAARRGVAPVHRGRKRRLTCAVKQSRMAEQLHSINLQNFSRSLLETLNSQRLGGHFCDVTVRIHNTALRAHRCVLAAASPFFHDKLLLGYSEIEVPPLVSAQTLRRLVDFMYSGSLMVSHVEALQILTAASVLQIKTIIDECTRIISQNALQKAQGDQQKMDLSDEKEAVLCQNTGDQIHKFPMGFIETALSPHTAEREFDFVQGGSKNTATGDGGYKAEEMVPILCRQQTLARQKGVGEQAITDQENLTLMETGRNNEVRGIWYNTAANQRPEMGLLSQGSHSRKQRQPIRLQMADGSQVTIKEEDDDLLYCGESIAVRTVSNQIAQQSNQDEQTEEITEANAFNPNQSAMEDRRDSAGHLSLSSKGDEMEFFNASDLLPEELKSFWQGEKEEKDTAVQQNRKADCKSQLDASFPRPSTFMQDFLPGSTMQSNLRNQGCSAQYDVEEDPTGAGATTHRSLYQMGLPQSHHLPPLASTSQTCVSSIPAQPSCQNAPLFPDGSQAVPANPGDAERKPYGCTQCGKTFSSRQNYAKHMFVHTDTIFCSVRIALEC; from the exons ATGACGCACAGGTCCGACCGACCCGCCCCCCCCCGAGGGGTTGTCGATGCCGAGAGGAGACGAGAGGGTGATCGGcgccggcggcggcggcggcggcggcaccggGACCTCCACATCCCCCACACGTCTGACGTGAGGCTTGCGAGGGCCGCCCGCAGAGGTGTAGCGCCGGTTCACCGCGGGAGAAAGCGGAG GTTGACTTGTGCAGTGAAACAGAGCAGAATGGCTGAGCAACTTCATAGCATCAACCTCCAGAATTTCAGCAGGTCCCTTCTGGAGACGCTGAACTCGCAGCGCCTGGGtggtcatttctgcgatgtaacCGTACGTATCCATAACACAGCTCTCCGAGCCCACCGCTGTGTCTTGGCTGCAGCTAGCCCCTTTTTCCACGATAAACTCTTGTTGGGCTACAGCGAGATTGAGGTCCCACCTCTGGTCTCAGCCCAGACTCTGCGACGACTAGTGGATTTTATGTATAGTGGCTCACTGATGGTCTCtcatgtggaggctttgcagaTCCTCACGGCAGCGAGTGTCCTTCAGATTAAAACCATAATCGACGAGTGCACACGGATCATTTCACAAAATGCCCTACAAAAGGCTCAGGGGGACCAACAAAAGATGGACCTCTCCGATGAGAAGGAAGCAGTTCTTTGCCAGAACACTGGCGACCAGATCCACAAGTTTCCCATGGGTTTTATTGAAACAGCATTGTCACCCCACACTGCTGAGAGAGAGTTTGACTTTGTACAGGGAGGTTCAAAGAACACAGCCACAGGTGATGGTGGGTACAAGGCAGAAGAAATGGTCCCCATTCTGTGCAGGCAACAAACATTAGCACGTCAGAAGGGAGTTGGAGAGCAGGCCATAACCGACCAGGAGAACCTGACTCTAATGGAGACTGGCCGCAATAATGAGGTGCGTGGAATCTGGTACAATACTGCAGCCAACCAGCGGCCCGAGATGGGGCTTTTGTCACAGGGCAGTCACAGCCGCAAGCAACGGCAGCCAATCAGACTTCAAATGGCTGACGGAAGTCAAGTGACCATCAAAGAAGAAGACGATGATCTCCTTTACTGTGGGGAGAGCATCGCTGTCCGAACCGTCTCCAACCAAATCGCACAGCAAAGCAACCAAGATGAACAGACCGAGGAAATCACTGAGGCGAATGCGTTTAACCCCAACCAGAGTGCAATGGAGGACCGACGAGACTCTGCTGGTCATCTGAGTTTGAGCAGCAaaggagatgagatggaattttTCAATGCCAGTGATCTCTTACCAGAAGAACTGAAGTCCTTTTGgcaaggagagaaggaggagaaggacaCTGCCGTACAGCAAAATCGCAAAGCGGACTGCAAGTCGCAGCTTGATGCTTCTTTTCCGCGGCCTTCAACATTCATGCAAGACTTTCTCCCAGGATCGACCATGCAATCCAACCTACGTAACCAGGGCTGTTCTGCACAATATGATGTTGAAGAAGACCCCACTGGAGCCGGCGCAACTACTCACCGCAGCCTTTACCAAATGGGCCTTCCTCAGTCCCATCATCTCCCACCATTGGCCTCCACCTCTCAGACGTGTGTGTCCAGCATTCCGGCACAGCCCTCGTGCCAGAATGCCCCGTTATTCCCAGATGGAAGCCAGGCAGTTCCAGCGAATCCCGGTGATGCCGAAAGGAAACCCTACGGATGCACGCAGTGTGGGAAAACCTTCAGCTCCAGACAGAACTATGCCAAGCACATGTTTGTCCACACCG ATACCATCTTCTGCTCCGTCAGAATTGCACTGGAGTGTTAG